A stretch of the Rhizomicrobium sp. genome encodes the following:
- a CDS encoding patatin-like phospholipase family protein produces MQHESPKPVAEPRRVLVLQGGGALGSYQAGVYEGLAEADYHPDWVAGISIGAINAALIAGNRRADRLANLRAFWETSSVGMPFNPDVPGATVRSVLNEAAAAWTAAAGVAGFFRPRFPPALFYPPGAPEALSYYDTGPLRETLTKLVDFDRINAKEVRLSLGAVNIRTGQLVYFDNTAQRIGPEHVMASGALPPGFPPIEIDGEHYWDGGVVSNTPLQHVMQTVTKDDLVILQVDLFNAAGRLPRTLLEVAEREKDIRYASRTAHNTEMGLKIHEAKVALRALLDSLPPELRKTPNAELLGDLSYENAVTLVKLVYRRKPYEGPSKDYEFSRQTMLEHWAAGLADLRKTMEKRGEMVCERRKATTKLIEMEPLK; encoded by the coding sequence ATGCAGCATGAATCTCCCAAGCCCGTAGCCGAACCGCGTCGCGTCCTTGTCCTGCAGGGCGGCGGGGCGCTGGGCTCCTACCAGGCCGGCGTCTACGAAGGTCTCGCCGAGGCCGATTATCATCCCGATTGGGTCGCGGGCATCTCGATCGGCGCCATCAATGCCGCGCTCATCGCGGGCAACCGGCGCGCAGACCGTCTCGCCAACCTGCGGGCGTTCTGGGAGACCTCGAGCGTCGGCATGCCCTTCAACCCGGATGTCCCCGGCGCGACGGTGCGGTCGGTCCTGAACGAAGCCGCCGCCGCCTGGACCGCGGCGGCCGGCGTGGCGGGCTTCTTCCGTCCGCGCTTCCCCCCGGCCCTGTTCTATCCGCCCGGTGCCCCCGAAGCGCTCAGCTATTACGACACCGGCCCGCTGCGCGAGACGCTGACCAAGCTGGTCGACTTCGACCGGATCAACGCGAAGGAGGTCCGCCTCAGCCTGGGCGCGGTGAACATCCGGACCGGCCAGCTCGTCTATTTCGACAACACCGCGCAGCGGATCGGGCCGGAGCATGTGATGGCCTCGGGCGCGCTGCCGCCCGGCTTTCCGCCGATCGAGATCGACGGCGAGCATTATTGGGACGGCGGCGTCGTCTCCAATACGCCGCTGCAACATGTGATGCAGACGGTGACGAAGGACGATCTCGTGATCCTCCAGGTCGACCTGTTCAACGCGGCCGGCCGGCTGCCGCGCACGCTCCTGGAAGTCGCCGAGCGCGAGAAGGACATCCGCTATGCCAGCCGCACCGCGCACAACACCGAGATGGGGCTGAAAATCCACGAGGCCAAGGTTGCGCTGCGCGCGCTGCTGGACTCGCTGCCGCCCGAACTGCGCAAGACGCCGAACGCCGAGCTGCTGGGCGACCTGTCCTACGAGAACGCGGTGACGCTGGTGAAGCTGGTCTATCGCCGCAAGCCCTATGAAGGCCCGTCGAAGGACTATGAATTCTCGCGCCAGACCATGCTGGAGCACTGGGCCGCCGGCCTGGCGGACCTGCGCAAGACGATGGAGAAGCGCGGCGAGATGGTGTGCGAGCGCCGTAAGGCGACGACCAAGCTGATCGAGATGGAGCCTCTCAAGTGA
- a CDS encoding aminoglycoside phosphotransferase family protein, giving the protein MTHPQLQPHLDTWRLTPDGKPFETHSSWLTFAKRGNAPVLLKVFKPHSDEGRSAQILRHWGDRAVRVFEADAEAVVIERVVPGTALGELVSEDDDRATHIWCDTVWALHDRPAPQGFPTLFDCGRCFNRPYPEHALLTRDLFEHGKRAFFALCESQAPERFLLHADLHHANVVRDEARGWLVIDPKGYAGELAFEAASFLHNPTRAFCEPKPLARRVRILAERLALDPERLLRWCFAHGVLSALWSVEDGVFDPVGGIEAAHAALAVLGHKTGG; this is encoded by the coding sequence CTGACGCATCCGCAGCTTCAGCCGCACCTGGACACGTGGCGGCTGACGCCGGACGGCAAGCCGTTCGAGACCCACAGTTCCTGGCTGACCTTCGCCAAGCGCGGCAATGCGCCCGTGCTGCTGAAGGTCTTCAAGCCGCACAGCGACGAGGGCCGCAGCGCGCAGATCCTGCGCCATTGGGGCGACCGCGCCGTGCGTGTGTTCGAGGCCGACGCGGAAGCGGTCGTGATCGAACGCGTCGTCCCGGGCACAGCGCTCGGCGAGCTTGTGTCCGAGGACGACGACCGCGCCACGCACATCTGGTGCGACACGGTTTGGGCACTGCACGACAGACCCGCGCCCCAGGGTTTCCCGACATTGTTCGATTGCGGGCGCTGCTTCAACAGGCCCTATCCGGAGCATGCGCTGCTCACGCGCGACCTGTTCGAACACGGCAAGCGCGCGTTCTTCGCGCTGTGCGAGAGCCAAGCGCCGGAGCGCTTCCTGCTGCATGCCGACCTGCATCACGCCAATGTCGTGCGCGACGAGGCCCGCGGCTGGCTGGTGATCGATCCCAAGGGCTATGCAGGCGAGCTGGCGTTCGAGGCGGCCTCCTTCCTGCACAATCCTACGCGCGCGTTCTGCGAGCCCAAGCCGCTGGCACGCCGGGTGCGCATCCTGGCGGAGCGGCTGGCGCTCGATCCCGAGCGCCTGCTGCGCTGGTGCTTCGCGCATGGCGTGCTGAGCGCGCTGTGGTCGGTCGAGGACGGCGTGTTCGATCCGGTCGGCGGCATCGAAGCGGCGCATGCGGCACTGGCAGTGCTGGGGCACAAGACGGGCGGATAG
- a CDS encoding DEAD/DEAH box helicase, whose protein sequence is MLKAVAESGYTIPTPIQAQGIPHVLQRRDIIGIAQTGTGKTASFTLPMIELLARGRAKARMPRSLILEPTRELAAQVAESFEKYGKFNKLSMALLIGGTSFDDQDRKLDRGVDVLIATPGRLLDHFQRGKLMLSQVNILVIDEADRMLDMGFIPDVEEICKKLPFTRQTLFYSATMPPEIQRLTDQFLHNPVRVEVARPATTATNITQEIVLVPANDWAKREALRRLIREAEPTLNNAIVFCNRKRDVDVVAKSLVKHGFDAAPLHGDLDQSLRTKTLDRFRAGDLKILVASDVAARGLDIPAVSHVFNFDVPYHPDDYVHRIGRTGRAGRAGHAYMLATPRDEKQVDAIERLTKSPIGRKTMENLEVREDRKPRRDEERKGGRNGGRGERDRGRRDKFRPDKFHEHVAAMEPATASDVAAAPAEQPAAAQAPEPPRQERAPQPQKKRHEPRPPKPQQPQGKPREPAHKAHQDRRNDAAPVKPERHELPAFLFRPINLPKKADA, encoded by the coding sequence GTGCTGAAAGCGGTGGCCGAGAGCGGCTACACCATTCCAACCCCGATCCAGGCGCAGGGCATTCCCCATGTGCTGCAGCGGCGCGACATCATCGGCATCGCCCAGACCGGCACCGGCAAGACGGCGTCGTTCACCCTGCCGATGATCGAGCTCCTGGCGCGCGGCCGCGCCAAGGCGCGCATGCCGCGCTCGCTGATCCTGGAGCCGACGCGCGAGCTCGCGGCGCAAGTTGCCGAGAGCTTCGAGAAATACGGCAAGTTCAACAAGCTTTCGATGGCGCTGCTGATCGGCGGCACGTCGTTCGACGACCAGGACCGCAAGCTCGACCGCGGGGTCGACGTGCTGATCGCCACGCCGGGCCGCCTGCTGGACCATTTCCAGCGCGGCAAGCTGATGCTGAGCCAGGTCAACATCCTCGTCATCGACGAGGCCGACCGCATGCTCGACATGGGCTTCATCCCGGACGTCGAGGAGATCTGCAAGAAGCTGCCCTTCACGCGCCAGACCCTGTTCTATTCGGCGACCATGCCGCCGGAGATCCAGCGGCTGACCGACCAGTTCCTGCACAATCCGGTGCGGGTGGAAGTGGCGCGGCCGGCGACGACCGCGACCAACATCACGCAGGAGATCGTGCTGGTCCCGGCGAACGACTGGGCCAAGCGGGAGGCGCTGCGCCGCCTGATCCGCGAGGCCGAGCCGACGCTCAACAACGCCATCGTGTTCTGCAACCGCAAGCGCGACGTCGACGTGGTCGCCAAGTCGCTGGTCAAGCATGGCTTCGATGCCGCGCCGCTGCACGGCGATCTCGACCAGTCGCTGCGCACCAAGACCCTGGACCGTTTCCGCGCCGGCGACCTCAAGATCCTGGTCGCCAGCGACGTGGCGGCGCGCGGCCTCGACATCCCCGCGGTCAGCCATGTGTTCAATTTCGACGTGCCCTATCACCCGGACGACTATGTCCACCGGATCGGCCGCACCGGGCGCGCCGGGCGCGCCGGCCACGCCTATATGCTGGCGACGCCGCGCGACGAGAAGCAGGTCGACGCCATCGAGCGCCTGACCAAGTCGCCCATCGGCCGCAAGACGATGGAGAATCTCGAAGTGCGCGAGGACCGCAAGCCGCGCCGCGACGAGGAACGCAAGGGCGGGCGCAACGGCGGACGAGGCGAGCGCGATCGCGGCCGCCGCGACAAGTTCCGGCCCGACAAATTCCACGAGCATGTCGCGGCGATGGAGCCGGCGACGGCCTCCGACGTCGCGGCGGCGCCGGCCGAACAGCCGGCCGCCGCGCAGGCGCCCGAACCACCGCGCCAGGAGCGCGCGCCGCAGCCGCAGAAGAAGCGGCACGAGCCGCGTCCGCCCAAGCCGCAACAGCCGCAAGGCAAGCCGCGCGAGCCGGCGCACAAGGCGCATCAGGACCGCCGCAACGACGCGGCGCCGGTGAAACCGGAACGGCACGAGCTGCCGGCCTTCCTGTTCCGCCCGATCAACCTGCCCAAGAAGGCCGACGCCTGA
- a CDS encoding M20/M25/M40 family metallo-hydrolase, with protein sequence MDSKASGARPRLILLAALAVAIWVLGATFNGLPAPRPMNAPATAFSAARANVVLRDLLGPEIPHPVSSRANDAVRERIRKEFAALHVGTSVYRALGCNGRRQYGFFACGTVEDIIAEVAPGQGKAIVLLAHYDSVPAGPGAADDQSGVATVLETVRALQARGLKTRHPILALITDGEEAGLLGAAAFADNPAFLARVGVVVNVEARGNQGPSLLFQTSPGDGALIDLYAQSVPEYATSSLFAVIYRLLPNDTDLTVFLDRGQTGYNFAFSGNVAHYHTPLDRRENLSLATLQHHGDNLLGTVSGLMQTDFAALKGGDAIYLTVFGHLLPRLPASWAIPLAVLVILLLVAAAWASRGEVLGIGRRLVAFSIPPAALLGAALFGWLLHTVASLVSGQPDPSYAHPVWLRLALALGVATALLLWTRLASPRLAALSVWSWFAGLGLVTAIFLPGLSPYFLFPALIAAILLIVQARLDGAGAEAVGVLLALPALVIWLSLSSASELVQGLALHPLITVTMAFAALPLLPLLAPRPPQRCAAVTAVAGLVLAVIAGLHPAYSVRQPERLNLSFVDDHIAGKAVWAADPAGALPASLRAAMPFSAARRQAMPLSFTNAYAAPAGATRYAAPSAAIASRPDGAGRRVTLALHGSALANRMVVVVPKDAGLLRAEIDGKSFAPDPGAPGPYGTVIACMTDDCRGKSVTLVFASRKPVGVTLGEQHYGLPADAARLVAARPATAVPSQSGDTTIVFGRLTL encoded by the coding sequence ATGGATTCGAAGGCGAGCGGCGCACGCCCGCGCCTGATCCTGCTCGCGGCCCTTGCGGTCGCGATCTGGGTTCTCGGTGCCACCTTCAACGGCTTGCCCGCGCCGCGCCCGATGAACGCGCCGGCCACCGCCTTCTCGGCGGCCCGCGCAAATGTCGTGCTCCGCGACCTGCTGGGGCCCGAAATCCCGCATCCCGTCTCGTCCCGCGCCAACGATGCGGTGCGCGAGCGCATCCGCAAGGAATTCGCGGCGCTTCATGTCGGGACTTCGGTCTACCGCGCGCTCGGCTGCAACGGCCGCAGGCAATACGGCTTCTTCGCCTGCGGCACCGTCGAGGACATCATCGCCGAGGTCGCGCCCGGCCAGGGCAAGGCGATCGTCCTGCTGGCGCATTACGACTCCGTGCCCGCCGGTCCCGGTGCGGCGGACGACCAGTCGGGGGTCGCTACGGTCCTCGAGACCGTGCGCGCGCTTCAAGCACGCGGCCTGAAGACCAGACACCCGATCCTCGCCCTGATCACCGATGGCGAGGAGGCCGGCCTGCTTGGCGCCGCGGCCTTCGCCGACAACCCTGCCTTCCTCGCCCGGGTCGGCGTGGTGGTGAATGTCGAGGCCCGCGGCAATCAGGGGCCGAGCCTGCTGTTCCAGACCAGCCCCGGCGACGGCGCGCTGATCGATCTCTATGCGCAAAGCGTCCCCGAATACGCAACCAGTTCGCTCTTCGCGGTGATCTACAGGCTGCTGCCCAACGACACCGATCTCACGGTCTTTCTCGATCGCGGCCAGACCGGTTACAATTTCGCCTTCAGCGGCAATGTCGCGCACTACCACACGCCGCTCGACCGCCGCGAGAATCTCAGCCTCGCGACGCTGCAGCATCACGGCGACAACCTGCTGGGCACGGTCTCCGGATTGATGCAGACCGATTTCGCGGCGCTCAAGGGCGGCGACGCGATCTATCTGACCGTATTCGGCCATCTCCTGCCGCGCCTGCCGGCGAGCTGGGCCATTCCGCTCGCCGTTCTCGTCATCCTGCTGCTGGTCGCTGCCGCCTGGGCCTCGCGCGGCGAGGTGCTCGGCATCGGCCGCCGCCTGGTCGCCTTTTCAATTCCGCCGGCCGCGCTGCTGGGTGCGGCGCTGTTCGGCTGGTTGCTCCACACCGTTGCTTCGCTGGTCTCCGGCCAGCCCGATCCATCCTATGCCCATCCCGTCTGGCTGCGCCTCGCGCTCGCGCTGGGAGTCGCCACGGCCCTGTTGCTCTGGACGCGGCTCGCCAGCCCCCGCCTGGCGGCGCTGTCGGTCTGGTCGTGGTTCGCCGGTCTTGGCCTGGTCACCGCGATCTTCCTGCCGGGCCTGAGCCCTTATTTCCTGTTTCCCGCGCTCATTGCCGCGATCCTGCTCATCGTGCAGGCACGGCTGGACGGCGCCGGGGCCGAAGCGGTCGGCGTGCTCCTCGCACTTCCAGCCTTGGTCATCTGGCTCTCGCTGTCCTCGGCGTCGGAGCTCGTGCAGGGCCTCGCGCTGCATCCGCTGATCACGGTCACCATGGCGTTCGCCGCACTGCCGCTCCTGCCGCTGCTCGCACCGCGTCCGCCGCAGCGCTGCGCCGCGGTCACCGCCGTTGCAGGCCTCGTCCTCGCAGTGATCGCCGGTTTGCATCCGGCCTATAGCGTGCGGCAGCCCGAGCGCCTCAATCTGAGCTTCGTGGACGACCATATCGCGGGCAAGGCGGTCTGGGCCGCCGATCCGGCCGGCGCGCTGCCCGCATCGCTGCGCGCAGCGATGCCGTTCTCCGCCGCGCGCCGGCAGGCCATGCCGCTCTCGTTCACCAACGCCTATGCGGCGCCGGCCGGGGCGACGCGCTATGCCGCGCCCTCCGCAGCGATCGCGAGCCGGCCCGACGGCGCCGGCCGCCGCGTGACGCTCGCGCTGCACGGCTCGGCGCTGGCCAATCGCATGGTCGTCGTCGTGCCGAAGGACGCGGGCCTCCTGCGGGCGGAGATCGACGGCAAGTCCTTCGCGCCCGATCCCGGCGCGCCGGGACCCTACGGCACGGTCATCGCCTGCATGACCGACGATTGCCGCGGCAAATCGGTGACCCTCGTCTTCGCGTCGCGCAAGCCGGTCGGCGTCACGCTGGGCGAGCAGCATTACGGCCTGCCGGCGGATGCCGCCAGGCTCGTCGCGGCGCGTCCTGCCACCGCGGTCCCCTCGCAATCGGGCGATACGACGATCGTCTTCGGGAGGCTGACGCTGTGA
- a CDS encoding 50S ribosomal protein L11 methyltransferase, whose protein sequence is MSRSDEIESLIATFEAGLRGKPDYALHMIGLAEMVAKKKHKLRAFELARIGLAAGQGDPRVVARGRALLHSLLPGYHVPMMNDAWRNAAWDAVLRRAIKPGMQVFEIGTGAGMLALMAARAGAAHVFTCESDPVAAALARELAGHNGYADRITVLDKPSQDVKVGIDLPRPADLLFCDIFGDDLFTFDPLGAIADAKARLLAQGAITVPAAASLRVALAAWSDYPRIGRLESACGFDLTPMADFTTAAKSSAIGDRDLRLMSEPVELLRIAFSESFALHGDVEVTCEASEDGSANGLARWLRLELDGETTLEARPEPGAVFFSSLNILPLPVPCAVRRDEAYTIKAAYSHRKIETWLA, encoded by the coding sequence GTGAGCCGGAGCGACGAGATCGAAAGCCTGATCGCGACCTTCGAAGCGGGCCTGCGCGGCAAGCCGGATTACGCCCTGCACATGATCGGTCTCGCCGAGATGGTGGCGAAGAAGAAGCACAAGTTGCGCGCCTTCGAGCTCGCGCGCATCGGGCTTGCGGCGGGGCAGGGCGATCCGCGCGTCGTCGCCCGCGGCCGGGCGCTGCTCCATTCGCTTCTCCCCGGCTATCACGTGCCGATGATGAACGATGCATGGCGCAATGCGGCGTGGGACGCGGTGCTGCGGCGCGCGATCAAGCCGGGCATGCAGGTCTTCGAGATCGGCACCGGCGCCGGCATGCTCGCGCTGATGGCGGCGCGCGCCGGAGCGGCGCATGTCTTCACCTGCGAGAGCGATCCGGTCGCGGCGGCGCTGGCGCGCGAGCTTGCCGGACACAACGGCTATGCGGACCGCATCACGGTGCTGGACAAGCCGTCGCAGGACGTGAAGGTCGGCATCGATCTGCCGCGCCCCGCCGATCTGCTGTTCTGCGACATCTTCGGCGACGACCTCTTCACGTTCGATCCGCTCGGCGCGATCGCCGACGCGAAGGCGCGGCTGCTCGCGCAGGGTGCGATCACCGTTCCCGCCGCCGCATCCCTGCGCGTCGCGCTTGCCGCCTGGAGCGACTATCCGCGCATCGGCCGGCTCGAAAGCGCCTGTGGTTTCGACCTGACGCCGATGGCCGACTTCACGACCGCCGCCAAGTCGAGCGCCATCGGCGATCGCGATCTGCGGCTGATGTCGGAACCGGTCGAACTCCTCCGCATCGCGTTTTCCGAGTCTTTCGCGCTGCACGGCGATGTGGAGGTGACGTGTGAGGCGTCGGAGGACGGCAGCGCGAACGGCCTGGCGCGCTGGCTCCGGCTCGAGCTCGATGGAGAAACGACACTGGAAGCGCGCCCGGAGCCCGGCGCCGTGTTCTTCTCGAGCTTGAACATCCTGCCGTTACCGGTGCCTTGCGCGGTGCGCCGGGACGAGGCGTACACCATCAAAGCCGCGTACAGCCACCGCAAGATAGAGACCTGGCTGGCCTGA
- a CDS encoding IS5 family transposase, producing the protein MAERRIGQLSFADGAVVAAGGSSGALDRVFALLDWAPVEVLLAPLRGGPMGAPGYPALMLFKALILQRWYALSDPALEEGLKDRLSFRRFAGLALSDPIPDHVTLWRFRESLAGGLEEALFAEIGRQIEAGGFVLKQGTLIDASLIPAAVNRPPRPQGDGPRDDAGRAASKLVGSEHDPDAAWTKKDGQYHFGYKLHAAMDKTSRFIRRLLFTPANINESAVADQLICGDEQAVYADKAYDSHGRAVRLGAMGITNHIMRRGHPKRPLTQDEHARNSRLAKVRGAIEPLFALFKNVHGLKRARYRGLARNACAFHLAAIAINLKRWAAVA; encoded by the coding sequence ATGGCGGAACGTCGTATCGGGCAGCTGAGCTTCGCGGATGGGGCGGTTGTTGCGGCTGGCGGCAGCAGCGGGGCGCTGGACCGAGTGTTTGCGCTTTTGGACTGGGCACCGGTGGAAGTCTTGCTGGCGCCGTTGCGCGGTGGTCCGATGGGGGCACCGGGCTATCCGGCCCTGATGCTGTTCAAGGCGCTGATATTGCAGCGTTGGTACGCGCTGTCGGACCCGGCCCTGGAGGAAGGCCTGAAGGACCGGCTATCGTTCCGGCGCTTTGCGGGCCTTGCGCTGAGCGATCCGATCCCCGACCACGTTACGCTGTGGCGGTTCCGCGAGAGCCTGGCGGGCGGGCTGGAGGAGGCGCTGTTCGCCGAGATTGGCCGGCAGATCGAGGCCGGCGGCTTCGTGCTCAAGCAAGGCACGCTGATCGACGCCTCGCTGATCCCCGCCGCGGTCAACCGGCCGCCCAGGCCGCAGGGCGATGGTCCGCGTGACGATGCGGGCAGAGCGGCGAGCAAGCTGGTGGGCAGCGAGCACGACCCCGACGCGGCCTGGACAAAGAAGGACGGCCAATACCACTTCGGCTACAAGCTGCACGCCGCGATGGACAAGACCAGCCGCTTTATCCGCCGCCTCCTCTTCACACCGGCCAACATCAACGAGAGCGCGGTTGCCGACCAATTGATCTGCGGCGACGAGCAGGCCGTCTACGCCGACAAGGCTTATGACAGCCACGGCCGCGCGGTCCGGCTGGGCGCGATGGGCATCACCAATCACATCATGCGGCGCGGCCATCCCAAACGCCCACTGACGCAAGACGAGCATGCCCGCAACAGCCGCCTCGCCAAGGTCCGTGGCGCCATCGAGCCGCTGTTCGCGCTGTTCAAGAACGTCCACGGCCTCAAGCGTGCACGATACCGAGGCCTGGCACGCAACGCCTGCGCCTTCCACCTCGCAGCCATCGCCATAAACCTCAAGCGCTGGGCCGCGGTCGCGTAG
- the parE gene encoding DNA topoisomerase IV subunit B has protein sequence MAKDLFDDNAPASKGYTAKDIEVLEGLEPVRRRPGMYIGGTDERALHHLAAEILDNAMDEAVAGFANRIEVELSAGDVLTIRDNGRGIPTDPHPKFKNKSALEVIMTTLHAGGKFGGKVYDTSGGLHGVGASVVNALSEWMEVESARDRQAQKMRFERGHAVGKLKDLGAVNRRGTIVSFHPDAQIFGKDCHFSPATLYRMVKSKAYLFRGVEIRWKCDPELIKGETPAEDVLKFPGGLLDFLKSEVGASNTVNQRDFSGRTENKDGKGAVEWAVTWTPQIDPFVHSYCNTIPTLQGGTHEQGLRTALTKALRSHGERVNNRKTALMTADDVMSCACAVLSVFIREPEFQGQTKDKLSSPDAQRLVENVVRDHFDHWLAESPAEADRLLDFVIDQAEDRLKKRQEKETQRKSATRKLRLPGKLSDCTRGDRAGTEIFLVEGDSAGGSAKQARDRATQAVLPLRGKILNVASAAAGKLQQNQELSDLVQALGCGTGSKYREADLRYDRVIVMTDADVDGAHIASLLLTYFYREMPQLIKEGHLYLAMPPLYRMTQGAKTEYARDEKHRDALLKTAFRAGAKVEIGRFKGLGEMMPAQLKETTMKPGARSLLQVEIAEDARKDTESIVERLMGKKPELRFQYIQENAQFVTGVDV, from the coding sequence ATGGCCAAAGACCTGTTCGACGACAACGCGCCCGCTTCGAAGGGCTATACCGCCAAGGACATTGAGGTCCTGGAAGGCCTGGAGCCCGTCCGCCGGCGGCCCGGCATGTATATCGGCGGCACCGACGAGCGCGCGCTGCACCATCTCGCCGCCGAAATCCTCGACAATGCGATGGACGAGGCGGTTGCGGGCTTCGCCAACCGGATCGAGGTGGAACTTTCCGCGGGCGACGTGCTGACGATCCGCGACAATGGCCGCGGCATTCCCACCGACCCGCATCCGAAGTTCAAGAACAAGTCGGCGCTCGAAGTCATCATGACCACGCTGCATGCCGGCGGAAAGTTCGGCGGCAAGGTCTACGACACCTCGGGCGGATTGCACGGCGTCGGCGCCTCGGTGGTGAACGCGCTCTCGGAATGGATGGAAGTCGAGTCGGCGCGCGACCGCCAGGCGCAGAAGATGCGCTTCGAGCGCGGCCATGCGGTGGGCAAGCTCAAGGACCTCGGCGCGGTCAACCGGCGCGGCACGATCGTCTCTTTCCATCCCGACGCGCAGATCTTCGGCAAGGACTGCCATTTCTCGCCGGCGACGCTGTACCGGATGGTCAAGTCGAAGGCGTATCTCTTCCGCGGCGTCGAGATCCGCTGGAAATGCGATCCCGAACTGATCAAGGGCGAGACGCCGGCCGAGGACGTGCTGAAATTCCCCGGCGGGCTGCTCGACTTCCTCAAGAGCGAGGTCGGCGCGAGCAACACGGTCAACCAGCGCGACTTCTCCGGCCGTACCGAGAACAAGGACGGCAAGGGCGCGGTGGAATGGGCCGTCACCTGGACGCCGCAGATCGATCCCTTCGTGCATTCCTATTGCAACACGATCCCCACCTTGCAGGGCGGCACGCATGAACAGGGTCTGCGCACGGCGCTCACCAAGGCGCTGCGCAGCCATGGCGAGCGGGTGAACAACCGCAAGACGGCGCTGATGACGGCGGACGACGTGATGAGCTGCGCCTGCGCCGTGCTGTCGGTGTTCATCCGCGAGCCGGAGTTCCAGGGACAGACCAAGGACAAGCTGTCCTCGCCCGATGCGCAACGGCTGGTCGAGAACGTGGTGCGCGATCATTTCGATCACTGGCTGGCGGAGAGCCCGGCGGAGGCCGACCGGCTGCTCGACTTCGTGATCGACCAGGCGGAGGACCGGCTCAAGAAGCGCCAGGAGAAGGAAACCCAGCGCAAATCGGCGACCCGCAAGCTGCGGCTGCCCGGCAAGCTGTCGGACTGCACGCGCGGCGACCGCGCGGGAACGGAGATCTTCCTGGTCGAAGGCGACAGCGCCGGCGGCAGCGCCAAGCAGGCGCGCGACCGCGCGACCCAGGCGGTGCTGCCCCTGCGCGGCAAGATCCTCAACGTGGCGAGCGCGGCGGCGGGCAAGCTGCAGCAGAACCAGGAGCTCAGCGACCTGGTGCAGGCGCTGGGCTGCGGCACGGGCAGCAAATACCGCGAGGCCGACCTGCGCTACGACCGCGTGATCGTGATGACCGATGCCGACGTCGACGGGGCGCATATCGCGTCGCTGCTGCTGACCTATTTCTATCGCGAGATGCCGCAACTCATCAAAGAGGGGCATCTGTATCTCGCGATGCCGCCGCTCTACCGCATGACGCAAGGCGCCAAGACCGAATATGCGCGCGACGAGAAGCATCGCGACGCGCTGCTCAAGACCGCGTTCCGCGCCGGCGCCAAGGTCGAGATCGGGCGCTTCAAGGGCCTGGGCGAGATGATGCCGGCGCAGCTCAAGGAAACGACGATGAAGCCGGGCGCGCGCTCGCTGCTGCAGGTCGAGATCGCCGAGGATGCGCGCAAGGACACCGAGAGCATCGTCGAGCGGCTGATGGGCAAGAAGCCCGAGCTGCGCTTCCAGTACATCCAGGAGAACGCGCAGTTCGTGACCGGGGTGGACGTTTAG